The Sphingobacterium lactis sequence TTGCCGTTATCCGAAACCTGCACCTTGAATTCTCCAGGAAAATACACCCCAGGACCGGGAACCTGCATGAAGCGGAGAGCCACCGATGCGATTTCCTCGCGACGCTCGAAATCCACCGTGACATCGAAATTGTTGATGAAGCCCTGCCATTGTCCATCCTGATACGAAAGGCCACCTTTGGTGCCGTTGGTTAAGGTGGATTTTCCCTGTGCGGGATAGCCTTCCCAAGGGCGATTGTAAATAACTTCTTTCCCGATCGCCTTATGCATATCAAGCTCGACGGTCTCAATGGGACTGACGCGCGTGGAATCTAGGAACGAAGCCGCTTTCACGGTTGCCGTTTTGGCGAGTTCAATCGGAAGATTGTAGGTGGTGGACGATGCGTTCGGATCGGATCCGTCAATCGTATATTTGATATTGGGCACAAATTGCTCGGAAGCAAAGGTAACTGTATTCTTTGCTTGCAGGGAGTCATACGCTACGGTGCTGATTACGTTATAGGATGGTCGGTAGTAATTGACTTCCAACTTTTGGAGAACTGGATAATGGCTCTGCAATCGCTTCTTGAAATCTTTCCACGATTTATTTTCTGGAGAAGTCCATACGACTTCAGATAAGGCAAGAGCTCTCGGGAATGCCATGTACTCCACATGTTGATAGGTGTTCATGTATTCTGTCCATACATTGGCCTGCGCGCCCAGGATATGTTTCCTTTTGTCCTCGGCGATGTCTTCCGGAATAGGGTCATAACTATATACCTTTTCAAGTGGAACAAAGCCGCCGAGTGCTTCGGGTTGTGTCCGCGGGTCAGTTTGGTAGGTGTCGAAGTAAAGGTATCCTCCAGGTGTCATGATCACATCGTGACCTGCATTCGCCGCTTCAATGCCTCCTTTTTCGCCACGCCAGCTCATGACCGTTGCCCCTTCGCTTAAGCCACCCTGCAATATCTCATCCCAGCCGATCAACTTTCTGCCTTTGGACTGCAAGTATTTATCCATTTGCCGAACGGCGTAACTCTGCAATTCCTCTTCCGATTTCAACCCTTCTTTCTGCTTCAAAGCCTGACATTTCGGGCAAGTCTTCCAATGGGATTTATCCGCTTCATCACCACCGATATGGATATAGGTCGATGGGAAGATCGTCATGACCTCGTCCAGCACATTTTTTAGGAAAGTATAGGTTCCTTCGTTTCCAAGGCAGAGCTCACCCTGGGTATAGGGCTTTCCTGTACAGGATAACTCAGGGTAGACAGCTAGTACCTCTTCGGAATGTGCGGGCATTTCAATCTCGGGGATGATCTGGATGCCACGTTTTGCTGCATAGGCCACCAGTTCCCGTGCCTGTTCTTGGGTGTAATATCCACCACTGGCATTTGGGCTCCCTTGATCAACATACTGTCGGCCATTGTTCCACCAGTCCTTCCATGTACTGTGGGTTCTCCAGGCCGCTTTCTGTGTCAGCTCGGGGTATTTTTTAATTTCCAGTCGCCATCCAGCACCGTCCGTGAGGTGCCAATGGAAGTGATTGAATTTGTACAGCGCCATCAGGTCGATGTATTTTTTCAGAAAGGTAAAGGGCATAAAATTTCGGGAAACATCGAGATGAAGTCCTCGATACGGAAAGCGGGGGCTATCCTCAATGCGTGCAAAAGGGAGGTGCTGGCCCTTGTTCAAAAGCGTCAATTGCAAAAGACTCTGCACACCGGAAATCATCCCGCTGGGGTTATGCGCTTTGATCAAGACACCACTTCCATCGATTTCTAGTAAATAGCCTGCTTCCGGAATATGGTCAAAGTCCATGGCTTTGAATAAGCGTATGCCGTTACTGTGTTGCTTCTTTAATTTCTTGACCAGTTCCTGCTCGCCAATCTGAATCCCCTGGATGTTTAGAATCAGGTCCTTGACTTCCGAAAATTCGGCGACATAATATAGATTTAGGGGCGCTGCTAGCGATAACTGCCCTTCCTGAAGCAAGCTTTTTGTAGGTCGTGGTATAATATCGATGTTCGTTTGCTGTGCAGATACGACTAGTGGGAAGCAGAAAATGAAGGCAAGGCAGATCAGCAATTTTGTATTCATGGAAGCTGGAATAGGTGATACAATAGACAAATATCCTAAAAAATTACTACTTGAATAACAATAAATTCGGGCGCTAAGTTTTTATGAGATTAACATAACATTCATTTCCTATTAATAATGTAAATATGATTAACTTTGTGGCATGATTGAACTACCCGTAATTCCTGCAAACCAAACGCAACGTAAACCAGATTGGTTACGTGTTAAATTACCGGTTGGTAAAGAATACCGCCATGTGAGAAGTTTGGTAGATGAGCATAAGCTACATACGATCTGTGAGAGTGGTAACTGTCCTAACATGGGTGAATGTTGGGGAGCAGGTACGGCGACCTTTATGATCCTGGGTAATATCTGTACCCGTTCATGTTCTTTTTGTGCTGTTGCTACGGGTCGTCCACTTCCGGTTGATCTTGATGAACCGAACCGTGTTGCGAATTCCGTGAAGTTAATGGGTGTCAAGCACTGTGTAATTACTTCGGTTGACCGTGACGATCAGAAAGATGGGGGCTCAACGATCTGGGCAGAGACTATTCTGGCCATCCGCCGTGAAAGTCCGGAGACGACACTGGAAACCCTAATTCCCGACTTCAAGGGACAATGGGATAATTTGGACCGCGTTTTGGCGGTACGTCCGGAAGTTGTTTCCCACAACATTGAAACTGTGAGACGCCTGACCCGTGAAGTACGGATCCAGGCAAAATATGACCGTTCCTTGGAATGTCTTCGTCGTATTGCGGAAGCAGGACTTCGTACAAAATCAGGTATCATGCTTGGCCTTGGCGAGACCGAAGAGGATGTTATCGAGACCATGCAGGACCTTTACAACGTCGGTGTGAATATCCTGACCATTGGGCAATATTTACAGCCTACGAAGGCACACCACCCAGTAGTGGATTGGGTAACACCACAGCAATTTGAGAAATACCAGAAAATCGGATTGGAAATGGGATTCAAATATGTAGAATCCGGACCGTTGGTAAGATCATCTTACCATGCGGAAAAACACCTGTTCGACATGCAATAACATAGAAAGATCCTTAGTAAATGCTAAGGATTTTTTATTTTTAAGGATATTTACCAATCCACAGCACATGTTCTGGCGTATAATCCTGATACCTCTGTTTCTTTTTCTTACGCTTGCGCTTGCGGTATCCGCTATCCTATATGCCTTTCTCATCTTGAATTGGGATGTCAATT is a genomic window containing:
- the lipA gene encoding lipoyl synthase, yielding MIELPVIPANQTQRKPDWLRVKLPVGKEYRHVRSLVDEHKLHTICESGNCPNMGECWGAGTATFMILGNICTRSCSFCAVATGRPLPVDLDEPNRVANSVKLMGVKHCVITSVDRDDQKDGGSTIWAETILAIRRESPETTLETLIPDFKGQWDNLDRVLAVRPEVVSHNIETVRRLTREVRIQAKYDRSLECLRRIAEAGLRTKSGIMLGLGETEEDVIETMQDLYNVGVNILTIGQYLQPTKAHHPVVDWVTPQQFEKYQKIGLEMGFKYVESGPLVRSSYHAEKHLFDMQ
- a CDS encoding family 20 glycosylhydrolase, which encodes MNTKLLICLAFIFCFPLVVSAQQTNIDIIPRPTKSLLQEGQLSLAAPLNLYYVAEFSEVKDLILNIQGIQIGEQELVKKLKKQHSNGIRLFKAMDFDHIPEAGYLLEIDGSGVLIKAHNPSGMISGVQSLLQLTLLNKGQHLPFARIEDSPRFPYRGLHLDVSRNFMPFTFLKKYIDLMALYKFNHFHWHLTDGAGWRLEIKKYPELTQKAAWRTHSTWKDWWNNGRQYVDQGSPNASGGYYTQEQARELVAYAAKRGIQIIPEIEMPAHSEEVLAVYPELSCTGKPYTQGELCLGNEGTYTFLKNVLDEVMTIFPSTYIHIGGDEADKSHWKTCPKCQALKQKEGLKSEEELQSYAVRQMDKYLQSKGRKLIGWDEILQGGLSEGATVMSWRGEKGGIEAANAGHDVIMTPGGYLYFDTYQTDPRTQPEALGGFVPLEKVYSYDPIPEDIAEDKRKHILGAQANVWTEYMNTYQHVEYMAFPRALALSEVVWTSPENKSWKDFKKRLQSHYPVLQKLEVNYYRPSYNVISTVAYDSLQAKNTVTFASEQFVPNIKYTIDGSDPNASSTTYNLPIELAKTATVKAASFLDSTRVSPIETVELDMHKAIGKEVIYNRPWEGYPAQGKSTLTNGTKGGLSYQDGQWQGFINNFDVTVDFERREEIASVALRFMQVPGPGVYFPGEFKVQVSDNGKTYRDLGTVINQVGTTDPALKFQVFTVKPNKPVMARYIRIKATNPMKGYLFADEIVIY